The following are encoded in a window of Acidobacteriota bacterium genomic DNA:
- a CDS encoding DNA mismatch repair protein MutS, with translation MTVQPINPNHYVPHSEYAKRLETRLVALEIKQQHSRQLWIARRILFGVIALAILLAIDGTIAWWWFLLPVAGFIALMVRHQTVLGEIERLTRSVKFYERGLARVDDNWMGTGETGEQFADKTHAYAEDLDLFGQGSLFQLLSTARTQGGEAKLACWLKAPAEASEIHARQAAVEELRLRLDLREELSLLGAEVRAGIHTEEVEAWGKASPVLTASQIRTLTGVTAVTGMLAVATVIIWLAFGVRLPMLAALIALTMFYSRYGGAIKQIISAVERPSRDLNLLAEILARLECEPVASPKLIALRSKLDTEGLPPSQQIEKLNRLLDILGWTKNQFFAPIAFLLLLPAQVAIAVERWRQTTGSHIGDWLDTVAEIEALNSLANFAYERPDNPFPELVETEACFDGEALGHPLIATDHCVRNHVRLDSQQQLLIVSGSNMSGKSTLMRTVGINVVLALAGAPVCARRLRVSPLTIGASIHILDSLQSGASRFYAEITRLKQIVELTNGRLPLLFLLDEILSGTNSHDRRIGAEAVVRGLVEHGAIGLVTTHDLALTRIAETLGERAANVHFEDRLENGKMIFDYRMQPGVVQRSNALELMRAVGIEV, from the coding sequence ATGACGGTTCAACCCATAAATCCAAACCATTATGTTCCGCACTCTGAATATGCCAAACGACTTGAGACTCGCCTAGTGGCGCTTGAAATCAAACAGCAACACAGCCGCCAGCTTTGGATTGCGCGCAGAATTCTGTTTGGCGTTATTGCGCTGGCAATTCTGCTGGCGATTGATGGCACCATCGCCTGGTGGTGGTTTCTGCTGCCGGTCGCAGGCTTCATTGCCCTGATGGTTCGTCACCAAACCGTACTCGGAGAAATTGAGCGGTTGACGCGTTCTGTGAAGTTTTACGAACGTGGCTTGGCGCGTGTTGACGACAATTGGATGGGAACGGGCGAAACCGGTGAACAATTCGCGGACAAAACGCACGCCTATGCCGAAGACTTGGATTTATTCGGGCAAGGGTCATTGTTTCAACTGCTTTCGACGGCGCGAACGCAAGGCGGCGAAGCGAAACTAGCCTGTTGGTTGAAAGCCCCCGCCGAAGCCAGCGAAATTCACGCGCGGCAGGCGGCGGTGGAAGAGCTTCGATTGCGATTGGATTTGCGCGAAGAGTTATCACTGCTCGGCGCGGAAGTCCGCGCGGGCATTCACACGGAGGAAGTTGAAGCCTGGGGAAAGGCTTCGCCAGTACTCACTGCCAGCCAGATTCGCACGTTAACAGGCGTCACGGCAGTCACGGGAATGCTGGCCGTGGCAACAGTCATCATCTGGCTGGCGTTCGGAGTTCGGTTACCAATGTTGGCAGCGCTGATTGCTTTGACGATGTTTTATTCGCGGTATGGCGGCGCAATCAAACAGATTATTTCCGCCGTTGAACGTCCCAGTCGGGATTTGAACTTGCTGGCGGAAATTCTGGCGCGATTGGAATGCGAACCGGTTGCATCACCCAAATTGATCGCGCTACGTTCCAAACTGGACACCGAAGGATTGCCGCCGTCGCAGCAAATCGAAAAGCTCAACCGGTTGCTGGATATTCTTGGTTGGACCAAAAATCAGTTTTTTGCGCCCATCGCGTTTTTGTTGCTGCTGCCCGCGCAGGTTGCGATTGCGGTGGAACGCTGGCGTCAAACCACCGGTTCACACATCGGCGATTGGCTGGATACCGTGGCCGAAATCGAAGCGCTGAATTCGCTGGCCAATTTTGCCTATGAACGCCCGGATAATCCCTTTCCTGAACTCGTCGAAACCGAGGCTTGTTTCGACGGCGAAGCGTTGGGGCATCCGTTGATCGCCACTGATCATTGCGTGCGAAACCACGTGCGGTTGGACAGCCAACAGCAACTGCTGATTGTCAGCGGATCGAACATGTCCGGCAAAAGCACCTTGATGCGAACCGTCGGCATCAATGTCGTCCTGGCGTTGGCCGGAGCGCCGGTTTGCGCGCGGCGCTTGCGCGTTTCGCCGCTGACCATCGGCGCTTCGATTCACATTCTGGATTCGCTGCAAAGCGGCGCTTCGCGATTTTATGCGGAAATCACCCGGCTGAAACAAATCGTCGAACTGACGAACGGGCGGCTTCCGCTGTTGTTTTTGCTGGACGAAATTTTGAGCGGAACTAACTCTCACGACCGTCGCATCGGAGCCGAAGCCGTTGTGCGCGGGCTGGTTGAACACGGAGCCATTGGCCTGGTGACCACGCATGATCTGGCGCTGACGCGAATTGCCGAAACGCTGGGTGAACGCGCCGCCAACGTACACTTTGAAGACCGGCTGGAAAACGGCAAGATGATTTTCGATTACCGAATGCAACCCGGTGTCGTGCAGCGCAGCAACGCGTTGGAATTGATGCGGGCGGTTGGAATTGAAGTTTGA
- a CDS encoding type II toxin-antitoxin system VapC family toxin: MATASAFDDTPLLLDNDVFTHWRNQNPQIVTAIKHYTYNLKSFPKLPAITIFEAKWGIEKEIIKTPERRSDLAQRQEKIENAAKTFGVLDFNYEAASIAAYIFARLSQSQRNQHWKDVFIAATALAHNYGVATKNQRDFVLVGQHLPPHVPILYLAIWKP, encoded by the coding sequence ATGGCTACTGCTTCGGCGTTCGATGACACACCTTTATTGCTAGACAATGATGTGTTCACGCATTGGCGCAATCAAAATCCACAAATCGTAACTGCAATCAAGCACTACACCTACAACTTGAAATCCTTCCCCAAACTTCCGGCCATTACAATTTTTGAGGCAAAATGGGGGATCGAAAAAGAAATAATCAAAACCCCGGAGAGAAGGTCAGATTTAGCGCAACGACAAGAAAAAATCGAAAATGCAGCAAAAACCTTTGGTGTTTTGGATTTTAATTACGAAGCAGCTTCAATAGCAGCTTATATTTTTGCTCGCCTCTCTCAAAGCCAACGCAACCAGCACTGGAAAGACGTGTTCATTGCCGCAACGGCTCTTGCTCACAATTATGGTGTTGCTACTAAAAACCAACGCGACTTTGTGCTTGTTGGTCAGCACCTCCCGCCGCATGTCCCCATCTTGTATCTAGCAATCTGGAAACCATGA